The Allocatelliglobosispora scoriae genome contains a region encoding:
- a CDS encoding alpha/beta hydrolase family protein produces the protein MQPSHSPTRRPLRARVLGGLALALVGTTLLASPAQAADNPYERGPAPTNASIEASQGPFATSSVNVSSTVPGFGGGVIYYPTTTTAGTFGAVAISPGYTARWSSLSWLGPRLASQGFVVIGIETNSIYDQPASRGDQLLAALDYLVNSSSVRTRVDGTRLAVAGHSMGGGGTLEAAKDRPSLQAAVPLAPWNLTKSWTSLQVPTLIFGGESDTVAPVSSHSEPFYNSIPSASEKAYIELNNASHFFPQTPNTTVAKYAISWLKRFVDNDTRYEQFICPLPSSSAIEESRGTCPYIS, from the coding sequence ATGCAACCATCGCACTCCCCCACCCGGCGCCCGCTCCGCGCCCGGGTGCTCGGCGGCCTCGCACTTGCCCTGGTCGGCACCACCCTGCTCGCCTCCCCCGCGCAGGCTGCCGACAATCCCTACGAGCGCGGCCCCGCTCCCACCAACGCCAGCATCGAGGCGAGCCAGGGACCGTTCGCCACCTCCTCGGTGAACGTCTCGTCGACCGTCCCCGGCTTCGGCGGCGGTGTCATCTACTACCCGACCACCACCACGGCGGGCACCTTCGGCGCCGTCGCGATCTCCCCCGGGTACACGGCCCGCTGGTCGAGCCTGTCGTGGCTCGGTCCGCGCCTCGCCTCGCAGGGATTCGTCGTGATCGGCATCGAGACCAACTCGATCTACGACCAGCCGGCCAGCCGGGGAGACCAGCTCCTCGCCGCGCTGGACTACCTGGTCAACAGCTCGTCCGTGCGGACCCGGGTGGACGGCACCCGGCTCGCGGTCGCCGGCCACTCGATGGGCGGCGGCGGCACCCTGGAAGCGGCGAAGGACCGCCCGTCACTGCAGGCGGCGGTTCCGCTCGCGCCGTGGAACCTGACCAAGTCGTGGACCAGCCTCCAGGTGCCCACGCTGATCTTCGGTGGCGAGTCCGACACGGTCGCACCCGTGAGCTCGCACTCGGAGCCCTTCTACAACAGCATCCCGTCCGCGTCGGAGAAGGCGTACATCGAGCTCAACAACGCCTCGCACTTCTTCCCGCAGACGCCGAACACGACGGTCGCGAAGTACGCGATCTCGTGGCTGAAGCGCTTCGTGGACAACGACACCCGCTACGAGCAGTTCATCTGCCCGCTGCCGTCGAGCTCCGCGATCGAGGAGTCCCGGGGCACCTGCCCCTACATCAGCTGA
- a CDS encoding Clp protease N-terminal domain-containing protein: MVPKINVYLSDELADAVKAAGVPVSAVCQRALEQAVRRITAIRETALAGLSAEELAAALPNFTARTRIVIQLAGDQARADGAPAVGTAHLLSALIAEGTSLGLRVLEAMEIDPEQLDGALAQRQFAEAPAGAGTAQRFSAPAAAAMEFAAGEAIGFGHNYVGCEHLVLGLIAEPDGTGGQVLRSLGADLRSTRRAVAAALAGAVHLQPKHTATHATPAAPDAGVLMAALHQELRPLVERIERLEERLG; encoded by the coding sequence GTGGTGCCGAAGATCAACGTCTACCTGTCCGATGAGCTCGCCGACGCCGTCAAGGCCGCGGGCGTGCCCGTCTCCGCCGTCTGCCAGCGCGCTCTGGAGCAGGCCGTCCGCCGGATCACCGCGATCCGGGAGACCGCCCTCGCCGGCCTCTCCGCCGAAGAACTCGCCGCGGCGCTGCCCAACTTCACCGCCCGCACCCGCATCGTCATCCAGCTCGCCGGCGATCAGGCCCGCGCCGACGGCGCACCCGCGGTCGGCACCGCCCACCTGCTCTCGGCGCTGATCGCCGAGGGCACCAGCCTCGGCCTGCGGGTGCTGGAGGCGATGGAGATCGACCCCGAGCAGCTCGACGGCGCCCTCGCCCAGCGGCAGTTCGCGGAGGCACCGGCCGGTGCGGGCACGGCGCAGCGGTTCAGCGCACCCGCCGCGGCCGCGATGGAGTTCGCCGCCGGCGAGGCGATCGGGTTCGGCCACAACTACGTCGGCTGCGAGCACCTGGTGCTCGGGCTCATCGCCGAACCAGACGGCACCGGCGGGCAGGTGCTGCGCTCGCTCGGCGCCGACCTGCGGTCCACCCGCCGGGCCGTCGCCGCGGCGCTGGCCGGTGCCGTCCACCTCCAGCCGAAGCACACCGCGACGCACGCCACGCCTGCCGCACCCGACGCCGGCGTGCTGATGGCGGCCCTGCACCAGGAGTTGCGGCCGCTGGTCGAGCGGATCGAGCGGCTGGAGGAACGCCTCGGATGA
- a CDS encoding asparaginase domain-containing protein, translated as MSRILLLATGDTIAQSRDTVPPFVATAEQLLAAISAPTPGSAGALPPGIQVIPVDVMAEPSWDTSPTTMLALARRARGAILDDGFDGVVITHGVDTIEETAWLVDLLAGPAARRGAIVLTGAVHCLDGPASDGPANLAAAITAAADPAMRGAGAVVCTDGELHAARWATLRDATAAAGFSSAPHPVLGRVTAAGVELLTTPPPRPPDPPGEPEADVALIKTYPGMEAVLLTAALDAGARGVVLEGTGLGNIPVGLFAAISDLIEWDFPVVIASRSRTGGGSLDDLPLGTGLAGKLGAIGARGLSGPKARCALMVALGAGGVVGARAWFDQL; from the coding sequence ATGAGCCGGATCCTGCTGCTCGCCACCGGCGACACGATCGCCCAGTCCCGAGACACCGTGCCGCCCTTCGTCGCGACCGCCGAGCAGCTCCTCGCGGCGATCTCCGCGCCGACGCCGGGAAGCGCCGGTGCCTTGCCACCGGGCATCCAGGTGATTCCCGTGGACGTCATGGCGGAGCCGAGCTGGGACACCTCGCCGACGACGATGCTGGCTCTGGCCCGCCGGGCCCGGGGCGCGATCCTCGACGACGGCTTCGACGGCGTCGTCATCACCCATGGCGTCGACACGATCGAGGAGACCGCCTGGCTGGTGGACCTGCTCGCCGGACCGGCGGCGCGGCGGGGCGCGATCGTCCTCACCGGTGCCGTGCACTGCCTCGACGGCCCTGCGAGCGACGGCCCCGCCAACCTCGCCGCCGCGATCACCGCAGCCGCCGATCCGGCGATGCGCGGCGCCGGTGCGGTGGTCTGCACCGACGGCGAGCTGCATGCCGCCCGCTGGGCAACGCTGCGCGACGCCACCGCCGCAGCGGGCTTCAGCTCCGCGCCGCATCCCGTGCTGGGACGCGTCACCGCCGCCGGGGTCGAGCTACTCACCACGCCACCGCCCCGGCCGCCCGATCCCCCCGGCGAGCCGGAGGCCGATGTCGCGCTGATCAAGACCTACCCGGGGATGGAGGCGGTCCTGCTCACGGCCGCCCTGGACGCGGGTGCCCGGGGCGTGGTGCTGGAGGGCACCGGGCTCGGCAACATCCCGGTCGGGCTCTTCGCGGCGATCAGCGACCTCATCGAGTGGGACTTCCCTGTGGTCATCGCGTCGCGGAGCCGCACCGGCGGGGGCTCGCTCGACGACCTGCCGTTGGGGACGGGTCTCGCGGGCAAGCTCGGTGCGATCGGGGCACGGGGACTCTCCGGCCCGAAAGCACGGTGTGCCCTGATGGTGGCGCTCGGCGCGGGCGGTGTCGTCGGAGCTCGCGCCTGGTTCGACCAACTGTGA
- a CDS encoding LuxR C-terminal-related transcriptional regulator: MQILPLRGRDRELAAISALVERARHGRGGALLLTGEAGLGKTTLLAVAEQATAHAMQRQGGTGTLLATAGLGDEAGLPYAALQRLVEPLLDRVDGLVPHQARVLRRALTGGGCPDSDRLALCMAVLDLLGGAGPLLCLADDLHDMDPPSVEAIVFSARRLGHLPVAMLLASRDDAPAAGLTTIGLAPLTSCDVALLLNDVLDGPVDGTVPAALTRVAQGNPQAVIELAGLLTPQQRTGQAPLPEELPVDGELGRAYRLEVSRLPAETRWLLLLAAAEPGLDAGTLTRAAEACGIDVAALAPAERRGLVEVGATVAFGHPLVRTLSYLDAPLAQRRAAHRVLARVLHGHDQRLRRAVHSAAAVSGPDPVLATELEQAARGGDYTQASAALERAAELSATPDDAAARLVTAARYAWLGGHPHRARQLLTSARPVADGPAELLAGEIELRAGATATAIDALIRAADLLAGSRRDLAAAALLRAGEAACFAGDHARYVELADRVAGWRRPGDDPRLQVVYEHIAGFAATFTGEHVAASHHLQRVAELADEIGDSGPLASAAASALFTGDTAAAHRHAAKAVRIARDRGDLAALPLALSMLAYAEFWFGRYAVAEAVCLDGVAAARAGGQENYAGDHLGMLAVLAALRGERALVAQRLAEITVPPGALSRPRALGRWALAVLDILDGRPQEAVERLLSIADPATGAGHVIVQIMATPWLVEAACRAEEPERAAPALAAFDQWALTIGEPGRRALSARCHALMAPRGSEEAWRGFAEAVALHLAGEGEFERARTELHYGQELRRSRRPRDAREHLRRALEAFDQLSLPAWTEQARSELRAAGEAIATAPTITTPPATAQALTAQQLTIARLVASGATNREVADRLFLSPRTVDHHLRNIFSRLGVRSRTELARTLS, encoded by the coding sequence GTGCAAATTCTTCCGCTGCGCGGCCGCGACCGCGAGCTCGCCGCCATCTCCGCGCTGGTCGAACGCGCCCGGCACGGCCGTGGCGGCGCGCTGCTGCTCACCGGCGAGGCAGGCCTCGGCAAGACCACCCTCCTCGCCGTGGCCGAGCAGGCGACGGCGCACGCGATGCAACGGCAGGGCGGCACCGGCACGCTGCTCGCCACCGCCGGGCTCGGCGACGAGGCGGGGCTGCCCTACGCGGCGCTGCAGCGGCTGGTCGAGCCGCTACTCGACCGGGTCGACGGTCTCGTACCGCACCAGGCCCGGGTGCTGCGCCGGGCGCTCACCGGCGGCGGCTGCCCCGACAGCGACCGGCTCGCCCTCTGCATGGCCGTCCTCGACCTGCTCGGCGGCGCGGGCCCGCTGCTCTGCCTCGCCGACGACCTGCACGACATGGATCCGCCGTCGGTGGAGGCGATCGTCTTCAGCGCCCGCCGCCTCGGGCACCTTCCGGTGGCGATGCTGCTCGCCAGCCGCGACGACGCCCCGGCCGCCGGGCTCACCACGATCGGTCTCGCCCCGCTGACGAGCTGCGATGTCGCACTGCTGCTCAACGACGTGCTCGACGGGCCGGTCGACGGCACGGTTCCGGCGGCGCTCACCCGCGTCGCGCAGGGCAATCCGCAGGCGGTGATCGAGCTCGCCGGGCTGCTGACTCCGCAGCAGCGGACCGGGCAGGCGCCGCTGCCCGAGGAGCTGCCGGTGGACGGGGAGCTCGGCCGGGCGTACCGGCTGGAGGTTTCCCGCCTGCCCGCGGAGACGCGCTGGCTGCTGCTGCTCGCGGCCGCGGAGCCGGGCCTCGACGCAGGGACGCTGACGCGCGCGGCGGAGGCCTGCGGCATCGACGTCGCCGCGCTCGCACCGGCCGAGCGGCGCGGCCTCGTCGAGGTCGGCGCGACCGTGGCGTTCGGCCACCCGCTCGTACGCACCCTCTCCTACCTGGACGCGCCGCTCGCCCAGCGCCGCGCCGCGCACCGGGTGCTCGCCCGCGTGCTGCACGGCCACGACCAGCGGCTACGTCGGGCAGTGCACAGCGCGGCTGCCGTCAGCGGACCCGACCCGGTCCTCGCCACCGAGCTGGAGCAAGCAGCGCGCGGCGGCGACTACACCCAGGCATCGGCGGCGCTGGAGCGGGCCGCGGAGCTCTCGGCGACCCCCGACGACGCGGCCGCCCGGCTCGTCACCGCCGCCCGCTACGCCTGGCTCGGCGGCCACCCCCACCGGGCCCGGCAGCTGCTCACCAGCGCCCGGCCGGTCGCCGACGGCCCGGCCGAGCTGCTCGCCGGTGAGATCGAGCTGCGGGCCGGAGCCACCGCCACCGCGATCGACGCCCTGATCCGAGCGGCCGACCTGCTCGCCGGGAGCCGCCGCGACCTTGCCGCCGCCGCACTGCTGCGCGCGGGCGAGGCTGCCTGCTTCGCGGGTGACCACGCCCGTTACGTCGAGCTCGCCGACCGGGTGGCGGGCTGGCGCCGCCCCGGCGACGACCCCCGTCTCCAGGTCGTCTACGAGCACATCGCCGGGTTCGCCGCGACCTTCACCGGGGAGCACGTCGCCGCCTCGCACCACCTGCAGCGGGTCGCCGAGCTCGCCGACGAGATAGGCGACTCCGGGCCGCTCGCCTCGGCCGCCGCATCGGCGCTGTTCACCGGCGACACCGCCGCCGCGCACCGGCACGCCGCGAAGGCCGTGCGGATCGCCCGGGACCGGGGCGACCTCGCCGCACTCCCGCTCGCGCTGAGCATGCTCGCCTACGCCGAGTTCTGGTTCGGCCGGTACGCCGTGGCCGAGGCCGTCTGTCTCGACGGCGTCGCGGCGGCGAGGGCCGGTGGCCAGGAGAACTACGCCGGTGACCATCTCGGCATGCTCGCCGTCCTCGCGGCGCTGCGCGGCGAGCGTGCCCTCGTGGCGCAGCGGCTCGCCGAGATCACCGTCCCGCCGGGCGCGCTGAGCCGGCCCCGGGCACTGGGCCGCTGGGCGCTCGCGGTGCTCGACATCCTCGACGGGCGCCCGCAGGAAGCCGTCGAACGGCTGCTCTCCATCGCCGACCCCGCCACCGGGGCCGGGCATGTGATCGTGCAGATCATGGCGACGCCGTGGCTGGTCGAGGCGGCGTGCCGGGCCGAGGAGCCGGAACGGGCGGCACCGGCACTCGCCGCGTTCGACCAGTGGGCGCTGACGATCGGCGAGCCCGGCCGCCGCGCCCTCTCGGCCCGCTGCCATGCCCTGATGGCCCCTCGCGGCAGCGAGGAAGCCTGGCGCGGGTTCGCCGAGGCCGTGGCCCTGCACCTCGCCGGGGAGGGCGAGTTCGAGCGGGCGCGGACGGAGCTGCACTACGGCCAGGAGCTGCGCCGCAGCCGGCGCCCCCGGGACGCCCGGGAGCACCTGCGCCGCGCGCTGGAGGCGTTCGACCAGCTCAGCCTGCCCGCGTGGACCGAGCAGGCGCGCAGCGAGCTGCGCGCGGCCGGCGAAGCGATCGCCACGGCGCCCACGATCACCACCCCGCCGGCGACGGCGCAGGCACTCACCGCGCAGCAGCTCACGATCGCCCGGCTCGTCGCGTCGGGGGCGACGAACCGCGAGGTCGCCGACCGGCTCTTCCTGAGCCCGCGCACGGTCGACCACCACCTGCGCAACATCTTCAGCCGACTCGGTGTCCGCTCGCGGACCGAACTCGCCCGAACCCTGTCCTGA
- the hrpB gene encoding ATP-dependent helicase HrpB produces MLPEVDLPVRAALPELLAALRDTGTAVLVAPPGSGKTTLVPLALADQVEGRVIVAEPRRIAARAAASRMASLTGTRTGGLVGYTVRGDSRTSAETRVEVVTTGVLVQRLHRDPELPGVAAIVLDECHERHLDTDLALAFALDTRTHLRPDLMLLATSATAEAERLASVMGNGTSIVSAAGIAHPVEVVWAPPTGPVDAPYGLRVDPRLLDHVAAVIRRALTEGTGDILVFLPGAGEIGGVAGRLGGLRDVDVLSLHGRQGSSVQDDALRPGPRRRIVLATAVAESSLTVPGVRIVVDAGLARVPRTDHGRGLDALVTVRASRAAATQRAGRAGREAPGRVYRCWSERDHDRLPAFADPEIAGADLTAFVLHLACWGQTDGTGLALLDPLPAAAAQVARTTLTALGALDEAGRVTARGRAIAGVGAHPRLARALLDGAAIVGDRVAAEVVALLSADVRTSTDDLPAALRRLRDNADPAATAAWRTESRRLSGGMASHPSTGGWSGDLAAALIVGLAFPERIGRVRTAGGRVYLMTGGTAAELAQGTSLNGVEWIAIADADRQPGNAAARIRLAAPIDAETAKLAAEALYADGGEVTWTDGDVLARHRTRLGAIVLSDRPLAKPDPQLVAAALGEGLRRQGLKLLRWTPDATGVRERLAFLHHALGDPWPAVDDASLLADLGWLGPALATARNRKDLSRIDVAAALRRLLPWAQLAQLDEYAPDRIEVPSGSRIRVDYTDPAAPFLAVKVQEMFGSTQAPMLAGGRFPLALHLLSPAGRPAAVTADLESFWRNGYLSVRSELRGRYPNHPWPDNPMKAKPSGRTKPRP; encoded by the coding sequence ATGCTGCCCGAGGTCGACCTGCCCGTCCGAGCCGCGCTGCCCGAACTCCTCGCCGCGCTGCGCGACACCGGCACGGCAGTGCTCGTCGCTCCGCCGGGCTCCGGCAAGACCACCCTCGTCCCGCTCGCCCTCGCCGACCAGGTCGAAGGCCGCGTGATCGTCGCGGAACCCCGGCGCATCGCCGCCCGCGCGGCCGCCTCGCGCATGGCCTCCCTGACGGGTACGCGTACCGGCGGCCTCGTCGGCTACACGGTCCGCGGCGACAGCAGGACCAGCGCGGAGACCCGGGTGGAGGTCGTCACCACCGGCGTCCTCGTCCAGCGGCTGCACCGGGATCCGGAACTGCCCGGTGTCGCGGCGATCGTGCTCGACGAATGCCACGAACGCCACCTCGACACCGATCTCGCCCTCGCCTTCGCCCTCGACACCCGCACCCACCTGCGCCCCGACCTGATGCTGCTCGCCACCTCGGCGACGGCGGAGGCCGAGCGCCTCGCCTCGGTGATGGGCAACGGCACCTCGATCGTCAGCGCCGCCGGGATCGCCCACCCCGTCGAGGTGGTCTGGGCACCGCCGACCGGCCCGGTCGACGCGCCCTACGGGCTGCGGGTCGACCCCCGGCTGCTCGACCACGTCGCCGCCGTCATCCGGCGTGCCCTGACCGAGGGCACCGGCGACATCCTCGTCTTCCTGCCCGGGGCCGGGGAGATCGGCGGGGTCGCCGGTCGCCTCGGCGGGTTGCGGGACGTCGACGTGCTCAGCCTGCACGGGCGGCAAGGCTCCTCGGTGCAGGACGACGCCCTGCGTCCGGGTCCCCGGCGGCGGATCGTGCTCGCCACGGCCGTCGCGGAGAGCAGCCTGACGGTGCCGGGGGTGCGGATCGTCGTCGACGCCGGACTGGCGCGGGTGCCGCGTACCGATCATGGTCGTGGTCTTGACGCCCTGGTGACCGTGCGGGCCTCGCGGGCAGCGGCCACCCAGCGGGCCGGGCGGGCCGGGCGGGAGGCGCCGGGGCGGGTCTATCGGTGCTGGTCCGAACGCGATCACGACCGGCTGCCCGCCTTCGCCGACCCGGAGATCGCCGGCGCCGACCTGACCGCCTTCGTGCTGCACCTGGCGTGCTGGGGGCAGACCGACGGGACCGGGCTCGCCCTGCTCGACCCGCTGCCCGCCGCCGCCGCGCAGGTCGCCCGGACCACCCTGACCGCGCTCGGGGCGCTCGACGAAGCGGGCCGGGTCACCGCACGCGGCCGGGCGATCGCGGGTGTCGGTGCGCACCCGCGGCTCGCCCGCGCGCTGCTCGACGGGGCGGCGATCGTCGGCGACCGGGTCGCGGCAGAGGTCGTCGCGCTGCTCTCCGCCGACGTGCGGACCAGCACCGACGACCTCCCGGCGGCGCTGCGGCGCCTGCGTGACAACGCCGACCCGGCCGCCACCGCAGCGTGGCGCACCGAATCCCGCAGGCTGAGCGGCGGCATGGCGTCGCACCCGTCGACCGGCGGCTGGTCCGGGGACCTCGCCGCCGCGCTGATCGTCGGCCTCGCCTTCCCCGAACGCATCGGCCGGGTCCGCACGGCCGGCGGACGCGTCTACCTGATGACCGGCGGGACCGCGGCTGAGCTGGCGCAGGGCACCTCGCTCAACGGGGTGGAGTGGATCGCCATCGCCGACGCGGACCGGCAGCCGGGCAACGCCGCCGCGCGGATCCGGCTCGCCGCGCCCATCGACGCCGAGACGGCGAAGCTCGCCGCCGAGGCCCTCTACGCCGACGGCGGCGAGGTGACCTGGACCGACGGTGACGTGCTCGCGCGGCACCGCACCCGGCTCGGCGCGATCGTCCTGTCCGACCGCCCGCTGGCCAAGCCCGACCCGCAGCTCGTCGCGGCGGCGCTCGGCGAGGGACTGCGCCGCCAGGGACTCAAACTGCTGCGCTGGACCCCCGACGCGACCGGCGTCCGCGAACGCCTCGCCTTCCTGCACCACGCCCTGGGCGACCCGTGGCCCGCCGTCGACGACGCGTCGCTCCTCGCGGACCTGGGGTGGCTCGGACCCGCGCTCGCCACGGCCCGCAACCGCAAGGACCTGTCCCGCATCGACGTGGCGGCCGCGCTGCGCAGGCTCCTGCCGTGGGCGCAGCTCGCCCAGCTCGACGAGTACGCCCCCGACCGCATCGAGGTGCCGAGCGGATCGCGGATCCGGGTCGACTACACCGATCCGGCGGCGCCGTTCCTCGCGGTGAAGGTGCAGGAGATGTTCGGCTCGACGCAGGCGCCGATGCTGGCGGGCGGGCGCTTCCCGCTGGCGCTGCACCTGCTCTCCCCAGCGGGCCGCCCGGCGGCGGTCACCGCGGACCTGGAGTCGTTCTGGCGCAACGGATACCTGTCGGTCCGCTCCGAGCTGCGCGGGCGTTACCCCAACCACCCGTGGCCCGACAACCCGATGAAGGCGAAGCCGTCCGGCCGAACCAAGCCCCGCCCCTGA
- a CDS encoding phospholipase D family protein yields MSVTTWFLTKSERGNAATTIDSRNPDGLAWTEGNRVRALVHGSAYFRELLTAIEGTDAGDVVMFTDWRGDPDEQLDGPGTEIATVLAAAAKRGVVIKGLIWRSHHDSLQFSAGPNRELVDAIQAAGGDCLLDMRVKVGGSHHQKLFLVRHQGRPEADVAFVGGIDVCHSRNDGPEHLGDPQSVPMAQSYGERPPWHDVQLEIRGPAVGDVETVFRERWNDPAELSSSLVHRLRDKLERRKADPDELPRRLPDPPARTALPGGTAGVPQHVQVLRTYPRLRTSPYPFAPRGERSIARGYLKAISQARKLIYVEDQYLWSEEVIRPFAAALEANPELHVIAVLPMFPDSANRAVADAQAYGRHKALSMLRKAGGDRVASYGIENEDCTPIYVHAKVCIIDDTWATVGSDNFNLRSWTYDSELTCAVFDPTGGDGLPRDLRLTLNREHLGRSDDDEELLDPAAVFAAFAACARDLDAWHDGGRSGPRPVGRLRAYQPPEVAHWRRPLARMVYQAVCDPDGRPTKLRLRNRF; encoded by the coding sequence GTGTCTGTCACCACCTGGTTCCTCACGAAGTCCGAACGCGGCAACGCCGCTACCACGATCGACAGCCGCAACCCCGACGGCCTCGCCTGGACGGAGGGCAACCGGGTCCGCGCGCTGGTGCACGGCTCCGCCTACTTCCGCGAGCTGCTCACGGCCATCGAGGGCACCGACGCGGGCGACGTCGTCATGTTCACCGATTGGCGCGGCGACCCCGACGAGCAGCTCGACGGGCCGGGTACCGAGATCGCGACCGTGCTCGCCGCCGCGGCGAAGCGCGGCGTCGTCATCAAAGGCCTGATCTGGCGGTCCCACCACGACAGCCTGCAGTTCAGCGCCGGACCCAACCGCGAGCTCGTCGACGCGATCCAGGCCGCGGGCGGGGACTGCCTGCTCGACATGCGCGTCAAGGTCGGCGGTTCCCACCACCAAAAGCTCTTCCTGGTACGCCACCAGGGCCGCCCCGAGGCCGACGTGGCCTTCGTCGGCGGGATCGACGTCTGCCACAGCCGCAACGACGGACCCGAGCACCTCGGCGACCCGCAGTCGGTCCCGATGGCGCAGTCCTACGGCGAGCGTCCGCCCTGGCACGACGTGCAGCTGGAGATCCGGGGACCCGCGGTCGGCGACGTCGAGACGGTGTTCCGCGAGCGCTGGAACGACCCGGCGGAGCTCTCCAGCAGCCTGGTCCACCGGCTGCGGGACAAGCTGGAGCGGCGCAAGGCCGACCCGGACGAACTGCCCCGGCGGCTTCCCGACCCACCGGCCCGGACGGCGCTGCCGGGCGGCACGGCGGGGGTGCCGCAGCACGTCCAGGTGCTGCGTACCTATCCGCGACTGCGGACCTCGCCCTACCCGTTCGCGCCGAGGGGCGAGCGCAGCATCGCCCGGGGCTATCTCAAGGCGATCTCCCAGGCCCGGAAGCTGATCTACGTGGAGGATCAGTACCTGTGGTCGGAGGAGGTGATCCGGCCCTTCGCGGCCGCGTTGGAGGCCAATCCCGAGCTGCACGTGATCGCCGTGCTGCCGATGTTCCCCGACTCGGCGAACCGGGCGGTCGCCGACGCGCAGGCGTACGGGCGGCACAAGGCCCTGTCGATGCTGCGCAAGGCGGGCGGCGACCGGGTCGCGTCCTATGGCATCGAGAACGAGGACTGCACGCCGATCTACGTCCACGCGAAGGTCTGCATCATCGACGACACCTGGGCGACGGTCGGCTCCGACAACTTCAACCTCCGGTCGTGGACCTATGACAGCGAGCTGACCTGCGCCGTCTTCGACCCGACCGGCGGCGACGGCCTGCCGCGGGACCTGCGGCTGACGCTCAACCGCGAGCATCTCGGCCGCTCCGACGACGATGAGGAGTTGCTGGACCCGGCGGCGGTGTTCGCGGCGTTCGCCGCCTGCGCGCGGGACCTCGACGCCTGGCACGACGGCGGCCGCTCGGGTCCCCGGCCGGTCGGCAGACTGCGTGCCTACCAGCCGCCAGAGGTGGCGCATTGGCGGCGGCCGCTGGCCCGGATGGTCTACCAGGCGGTCTGCGATCCGGACGGCAGGCCCACCAAGCTGCGGCTCCGCAACAGGTTCTGA